In Paenibacillus sonchi, the genomic stretch ATTGATCCTCCTCAAAAATAATGTATTCTCAATCTTACTTCCATTATATACTTCGAAGGATTAGTTTATCCTGATTATTGCTTTGGCAGGGAGCTGCGCAGCGGGCTTTTGCTTTTCATGTTCACCTGCCCTGTTCCATCATCTTTGCTGACGGTACCGCCCGGCTGCGGAAAACAGTAACCAGCACCACAGAAGCGATAATGATCACGGCAGCGGTCAACGTATTGACAGTGAGCCGTTCGCCTGCGAGCAGCCAGCCGAAGAATACGGCGACTACCGGATTCACGAACGCATAGGTTGAAACCAGGGCAGCATCGGCGTTTTTGAGCAGCCAGATGTAGGCGGTATAGCCTATGATCGAGCCGAAGACGATCAGATAACCCAGAGCGGTATACGAACGGAGGGAAATCGACGGAATGTCCAGCTTGGACCAGTCGCCGGTAAAATAGGAGAAAATCAGCAGCAGCACGCCACCTGTCAGCATTTGCGCAGCCGTTGACATCAGTGGAGAATCCGGCATCCGGGCGCTGCGCGAGTACATGGACCCTGCCGCCCAACTGAGGGAAGCTGCCAGCAGAGTAATAATGCCGGTCAGGTCTGTAGCGGTCCCATTGTCTTGATGTCCCGGCTGGAAGACCAGAACGGCAATGCCCAGCAGTCCAAGCACAATGCCGGCGATAACGCCGGTGGTTGGACGTTTGCCGCTGCGGCTAAGCCAGCCGAACAGCATCATCCAGACGGGAACGGCAGCGACAATCAGGGAAGCAATCGATGAAGAGACCCCTTGCTCCGACCAGGCCACCAGTCCGTTCCCGCCAAGCAGCAGCAGCGCGCCGACGATGGCCGAAGACCGCCACTCGCGTCCTGCCGGACGCTTAGCCCCGCTTAATCTGGAAATGACATAGAGTACAGCTCCAGCCACAAAAAAACGGATTCCGGCCATCAGAAAAGGCGGCATCGTCTCAATCGCAACCTTCATGCCGACATAAGTGCCTCCCCAAAATAAATAAACAGACACCAGCGCTATGCCAATCACGTACACCGGATTCGCCCCGGCCTTCTGCTTCATGCACTACCACCCTCTCCGTAAATAAATATGTACCTGCATAAATTGTTTGGCCTCCTATATTCCCTTCATTCCATCTTCATATATAGTAGATAAAATAAAGGTCGTCGAGGTTTCCTTGATGTGGGGAATCCGGAGAATTTCGTCCAGCAAAAGGGTAAGCTGCTCCGGTGAAGCCACTCTCACTTTCAGCAGCATGCACCACTCCCCGCCATCCGCTGGCATTCCAGAATGTTTACACCAGGGATTTGAATGCCGATGATTTGATCTGCCGCTTCCCGGAAGCTTTGGCTGACAACCTTCACGGAGATCATGACCTTAATTTTCTGATCCAGCTTCCCCCAGTCCACAATGCCCCTGTATCCTTTAATCACACCGTTTTTCTCCAGTTTGCTGACCCGTTGATGCACCGTGGGCCGTGAGATATGCAGCAGCTTGCCAATCTCCTCGTGGGACAGTCTTCCATTCTCTTCAAGCAGCTTCAGAATTTTGATATCCAGTTCATCCATAGGAACGCCTCCCGGGCAAAATTATAGCATAATCCCTATCATTTATGACTAATCGTTTTAGTTAATACCTATAATCAATCGGATCGTTATAACTGCAAACATTTATTTTCGTTATCGTTACCCACAAAGCTATGACAGGGCCAGAAAATGACGATTCGTAAGGCTGTTGTCACGCGCAAAAAAATCCCCCTCCTTGCAGCCGGCAGCAAGTGATTCCTGCTTAGGGAACTGCTTGAGAAGAGATCTGGAAAGTACAAGTTTGCTCAAATCCCTAATCAGCGCTGGAACGGTGAGCATTTGCACCTTTTAACGGATTGTAGTCTGGTTAACTTGTAAATCGAGGGGAATCGCCTGATCCGCACCAATATCAACGGCTCTCATGTCCGGATCATTTCGCGGATGAATCATGAAGGGACCAGTTGAAGTGCTCACTGCGAGTCCTGGGCGAACTCTGCGTGGTCAACCTTGAATGGAATAAGCACGCTGAACCGGTGAGAATTTTGCACGTTGTTCAACGTTATGTGCCTTAAGTAATAGAAGGGGTGAGAAATTGCACGTGTACAGCATTGTATGCCTTACGCAAGCCGAATGGGCGAGAATCTTGTACGTTGTACAGTATTATGTGTCTTCCGCAAGCCGAATGGGCGAAAATCTTGTACGTTGTACAGCATTGTGTGCCTTACGCAAGCCGAATGGGCGAGAATCTTGTACGTTGTACAGCATTATGTGCCTCACGCAAGCCGAATGGGCGAGAATCTTGTACGTTATACAGCATGGTGTGTCTTAAGTTAGCTACAAGTCTTATTCACCCGCTAAGGTGGATTTGTTCTTTTTAGAAAATGCTTGCGAAGAAGCAGATGAGGTAGCGTATGTTGGAAAAAGGGAACCTATTTCCCCAATATATCAACATTCGCGGGAATTAAGTGGAAAAAGGAAACTTAATCAGGCCATATTCGTCCGTCAGGGGCGGAAAGGGCTGGATTAGTTTACTTTTTTCCACTTACTCTGCGGGGCGCGGGCAGCGTCGAGCAAATTAGTTAACCTTTTTCCACCTGGAATTGCCGCAGGGTTCACGGAGGGTCCTTCAGGCAACGCTAAACAAAACGGCTACGTTGTCGTATGAAGGGTGGCGTAGCCGCTTTGTACGGAACAACGGCAGTTTTGCCGTTGTTCAACCCCCGCAGGCCGGGATGCCCACTAAGCCCGGTTTATATAGCACAATTGCCCCCCACTTGCTGCATAGTTGCTGCTCAGCCTTCCCTGCCGGGAAGCCTGCCGAAGAACTCCCCTTCCTCCAGGCCCGACACAAACCGCTGCAGCCAGGCATAATATTCTACCGCATGCTGGAGCTTGTCCAGATCCCGCAGGCAGGCCTGCCGCTCCTCTTCGGGAGTGTCTGCCGCCTGGGTCAGCGCCTGAAGCTCAGGCATCACCGTACTCATCGCTTCCTGCATGACATCGATTTCCCGCTGGAGCTTCAGGCTGAAGAAGTTTTTGAATGCCTGAAAAAAATCCGTCTCCGCAATATACAGCTCTTTCCGCTCACGTTTCTCGTCCAGCCTGGTCACCATCCGGGAAGCGATCAGGGAGCGGACACCGTAGCTCATATTGCTTTTGCTCATATTCATGACCTGCTTCATTTCCTCCAGCGTCATCGGCTTGTCCTCAAAGAACATGATCCCGTAGAGCTGTCCAAAGGAATAATTGGCGCCATACAGATCCATCGTCTGTGCTATCGCATCAATCATGGGACGCAGCAGCTGCTCCCTGGGTGATAAATGCTGGTTGTCCCCGCCAAATGCGGCCTGTTTCATTCGCTGCACCTTCACTCTTTTATAGAATCGTTCCCTCTACATTACACAATACTGAAGCTTCTTTGCAGCTTTCCTGCAAATTTTACACAATTTCCGAATGATGTTTACCTCCGCTTGACCATAAGGCCGCGCCATGAGTGTACAATTTTTTTTGAACAGAGAGCTTTCCTCTGCATTATACCGCAAAACAAAGCTGATGGAATGGGGTATCGGAACAAAAATGACACGCTCAAAGGTTATTAGCGGCTTGAAGCCCATACTGTTCACGCTGCCGGCGATGGTACCGTTCGTCCTGTTCTGGCTGGCGCCGCTGTTGTATGTGCTGTATCTCAGCTTCACGGAATGGGATTTTATGAGCCCGGAAAAAACTTTTGTCGGATTACAAAATTATGCTGATCTCTTCAGCAATCCGGCCTTTTACAAGGCGCTGAGAGTAACTGTGCTCTTCTGTGCAGGCAGTGTGCTGCCGATCATTCTGCTCGGCCTCGGGCTTGCCCTGCTGATGAACCGCAAGCTGAAAGGCTCCGCACTCTATCAGGTGCTGCTGTTCTCGCCATGGGTTACGCCAACCGTTGCAGTATCCATTGTCTGGTCGTGGATCTATGAACCTGAGGTCGGCCTTGCCAATACAGTGCTGGATGTCCTCGGACTCGAAAAAATCGGCTGGCTGCAGGACCCCGAATGGGCGCTTGTGGGAGTCCTTCTGGTGACCATCTGGAAATCCGTGGGCTGGGCGATGATCTTTTATCTGGTGGCGCTGCGGAATGTGCCTTCAGATCTGCTTGAAGCGGGGGACCTCGATGGCGCAAGCGCTGGACAGAAGTTCTTCCGCATCACCCTGCCGCTGATCTCGCCAACCACCCTGTTTCTGTTCGTGGTCCAGCTTATCCAGGCGCTTCAGGCCTACGATCAGATCAATGTGCTGACCCAAGGCGGCCCCTCCGGCTCTACCCGCACACTGCTGTATCTGTATTATCAGTCCGCCTTCGAATCCTTTCAGATCGGAGAGGCTTCCAGTGTGGCTGTCGTTCTTGTCACCATCTGCATGCTGCTGTCCGTATTCTCCTTCGGCGTCAGCAGGCGGACCACGCATTATCAATAATCTTTTCATTTTCCAAAAAGGAGGTCTCACCGCTTGCGTATACTCACTCGGCTGGGCGGCCCGGTCCGCCATCTGTTTTTTGCCGCGCTTGCCCTGCTGATGGCTTTTCCCTTCTATTGGATGGTCACCAGCGCACTGAAAACCAATGATGAAATCTGGCGCTCCCCGCCTACGCTCTGGCCTGAAGTGCCGCTCTGGGGCAATTTTGCCGCTGCCTGGAATGAGGCTCCGTTCGCTAGATACATGGGGAACAGCATATTCGTCGCTGCTTCCATTGTCATTCTGCAGATCATCAACTCCGGCATGATGGCTTATGCGCTGACACATATGAAATTCCGCCTGAAGGGACTTTTTGCCGGAGTCATTCTGTTTGGGTATATGGTCCCGGCTACCGCAGTTTACCTGCCCGGCTATCTTGTGCTGTCTGAGCTGCATCTGCTGAATTCCTATGCCGGCCTGATTCTCTCTAACTGTGTAAGCATCTTTGCGATCTTTTTGATCCGTCAGGCGTTCCTGCAGGTCTCGCATGAGCTGGTGGAGGCCGGTGAAGTGGACGGCGCCTCGCATATGCGGATTCTGTGGACGGTGCTGGTGCCGGTTACGAGGTCTTCCTTTGCCGTGCTGGCGCTGATTACCTTCATTGATCAGTACAACAATTATTTCTGGCCGATGCTGATTACCAAAAACCCTGACCTGCAGTTAGTCTCGGCCGGCCTGCGCAGCTTTTTCGTGGAAGGGGGTGCATACGGATTACAATGGCCGCTGATCATGGCCGCCAGCGCCTTCACTATCGCCCCGCTGCTGCTTGTCTTCCTGCTGGCGCAGAAAACGATTATGCAAAGTGTCAATATGACGGCAGGTTCAAGTAAAGGCTGAAATCTTACATTAATGAACAAAGAGGAGAATGATGATGAACGTATTAAAAAGGTTGTCACTGGTATCCATGATTGCCGGACTCACAGTACTCACGGCTTGTGGCGGAAATTCCGCTTCGGGCAATGATACAGCAGGGGTTGGTGCCTCCGCAGCTCCCGCTGCGGACGCCGCACCGGCACAAGGCAAACCGGTAACGATTGAATTCTGGTATGGACTCGGCGGCAAGCTCGGCGAAAATATGGAAACGCTCATTCAGAAATTCAATGCCTCG encodes the following:
- a CDS encoding EamA family transporter; translation: MKQKAGANPVYVIGIALVSVYLFWGGTYVGMKVAIETMPPFLMAGIRFFVAGAVLYVISRLSGAKRPAGREWRSSAIVGALLLLGGNGLVAWSEQGVSSSIASLIVAAVPVWMMLFGWLSRSGKRPTTGVIAGIVLGLLGIAVLVFQPGHQDNGTATDLTGIITLLAASLSWAAGSMYSRSARMPDSPLMSTAAQMLTGGVLLLIFSYFTGDWSKLDIPSISLRSYTALGYLIVFGSIIGYTAYIWLLKNADAALVSTYAFVNPVVAVFFGWLLAGERLTVNTLTAAVIIIASVVLVTVFRSRAVPSAKMMEQGR
- a CDS encoding Lrp/AsnC ligand binding domain-containing protein → MLLKVRVASPEQLTLLLDEILRIPHIKETSTTFILSTIYEDGMKGI
- a CDS encoding Lrp/AsnC family transcriptional regulator, with the translated sequence MDELDIKILKLLEENGRLSHEEIGKLLHISRPTVHQRVSKLEKNGVIKGYRGIVDWGKLDQKIKVMISVKVVSQSFREAADQIIGIQIPGVNILECQRMAGSGACC
- a CDS encoding GbsR/MarR family transcriptional regulator; the protein is MKQAAFGGDNQHLSPREQLLRPMIDAIAQTMDLYGANYSFGQLYGIMFFEDKPMTLEEMKQVMNMSKSNMSYGVRSLIASRMVTRLDEKRERKELYIAETDFFQAFKNFFSLKLQREIDVMQEAMSTVMPELQALTQAADTPEEERQACLRDLDKLQHAVEYYAWLQRFVSGLEEGEFFGRLPGREG
- a CDS encoding carbohydrate ABC transporter permease; this encodes MTRSKVISGLKPILFTLPAMVPFVLFWLAPLLYVLYLSFTEWDFMSPEKTFVGLQNYADLFSNPAFYKALRVTVLFCAGSVLPIILLGLGLALLMNRKLKGSALYQVLLFSPWVTPTVAVSIVWSWIYEPEVGLANTVLDVLGLEKIGWLQDPEWALVGVLLVTIWKSVGWAMIFYLVALRNVPSDLLEAGDLDGASAGQKFFRITLPLISPTTLFLFVVQLIQALQAYDQINVLTQGGPSGSTRTLLYLYYQSAFESFQIGEASSVAVVLVTICMLLSVFSFGVSRRTTHYQ
- a CDS encoding carbohydrate ABC transporter permease yields the protein MRILTRLGGPVRHLFFAALALLMAFPFYWMVTSALKTNDEIWRSPPTLWPEVPLWGNFAAAWNEAPFARYMGNSIFVAASIVILQIINSGMMAYALTHMKFRLKGLFAGVILFGYMVPATAVYLPGYLVLSELHLLNSYAGLILSNCVSIFAIFLIRQAFLQVSHELVEAGEVDGASHMRILWTVLVPVTRSSFAVLALITFIDQYNNYFWPMLITKNPDLQLVSAGLRSFFVEGGAYGLQWPLIMAASAFTIAPLLLVFLLAQKTIMQSVNMTAGSSKG